In Raphanus sativus cultivar WK10039 chromosome 5, ASM80110v3, whole genome shotgun sequence, the following proteins share a genomic window:
- the LOC108837157 gene encoding uncharacterized protein LOC108837157: MSRLLVGYDFKKFIFLFTLLPLSIFFIYLHGQKFTYFLRPLWQSPPKPFNILPHYYHPNTSMDLLCTLHGWNIRHSPRRVFDAVLFSNEVDMLTIRWNELNPYITQFVLLESNSTFTGLSKPLSFAENRHKTFKFVEPERLSYGHVGGGGRAKKGENPFVEESFQRLALDQLIKLAGIQEDDLLIMSDVDEIPSGHTINLLRWCDGYPPVLHLQLRNYLYSYEYYLDSKSWRASVHLYKPGKTRYAHFRQSDSLLADSGWHCSFCFRYIRDFVFKMKAYSHTDRVRFSHYLNPKRIQDVICKGTDLFDMFPEEHTFREIIGKLGPIPRSYSAVHLPTYLIQNADSYKYMLPGNCVRETA; the protein is encoded by the coding sequence ATGTCACGGCTTCTCGTAGGATAtgatttcaaaaaatttatatttctctTCACACTCCTCCCTCTCTCCATCTTCTTTATCTATTTGCATGGTCAGAAGTTCACTTATTTCTTGAGACCTCTTTGGCAATCCCCTCCCAAACCCTTTAACATCCTTCCCCATTACTACCACCCCAACACTTCCATGGACTTGCTCTGCACTCTTCACGGCTGGAATATTCGCCATTCTCCAAGAAGAGTCTTCGACGCTGTCTTGTTCAGCAACGAGGTCGATATGCTGACTATTCGCTGGAACGAGCTAAATCCTTATATTACGCAGTTTGTGCTTCTCGAATCCAACTCCACTTTCACCGGTCTCTCGAAACCTTTGTCTTTCGCAGAAAACCGCCACAAGACGTTCAAGTTTGTTGAGCCAGAAAGACTGTCTTATGGGCacgtaggaggaggaggaagagcgAAGAAAGGCGAGAACCCGTTTGTGGAAGAATCATTCCAAAGGCTCGCACTTGACCAACTTATCAAACTCGCGGGTATTCAAGAAGATGATCTTTTGATCATGTCTGATGTTGACGAGATACCGAGTGGCCACACCATCAATCTGCTTAGATGGTGCGACGGATACCCACCGGTTCTTCACCTTCAGCTGAGAAACTACCTCTACTCATATGAGTACTATCTCGACAGCAAAAGCTGGAGAGCTTCTGTTCATCTCTACAAGCCTGGGAAAACAAGGTACGCTCATTTCAGGCAAAGCGACAGTCTTTTGGCGGACTCAGGATGGCATTGCAGCTTCTGTTTCAGATACATCAGAGATTTTGTGTTCAAGATGAAAGCTTATAGCCATACCGACCGTGTTAGATTCTCACATTACCTCAACCCAAAACGAATCCAAGATGTGATCTGCAAAGGAACTGATCTTTTCGATATGTTTCCTGAAGAGCACACTTTCAGAGAGATTATAGGAAAACTAGGTCCGATACCGAGGTCTTACTCAGCTGTTCATCTACCTACTTATCTGATCCAGAATGCCGATAGTTACAAGTACATGTTACCCGGGAACTGCGTAAGAGAAACTGCGTAA
- the LOC130512468 gene encoding uncharacterized protein LOC130512468 — MEEENQKPHRSVSRKGRSHGADEEAAPGNKCSGERRRSSWAAAVIADCVALCCCPCAVVNLLTLAFVKVPWMIGRKCIGRRKKRKKKMEREDRFHHNQRSEPVKGVSSGCCGGGYGELDDHRFVVERDGSLTKEEEEEKTASFWGEDEARISARAEAERVWLELYQIGHLGFGRVSFTGIHQ; from the coding sequence ATGGAAGAGGAAAACCAAAAACCACATCGATCGGTTTCACGTAAAGGCCGGAGTCATGGAGCGGATGAAGAAGCAGCGCCAGGAAACAAATGCTCCGGGGAAAGGCGCCGGTCGTCGTGGGCTGCGGCGGTGATAGCAGACTGTGTGGCGCTTTGCTGTTGTCCCTGCGCCGTCGTGAACCTCCTCACACTTGCTTTCGTCAAGGTTCCGTGGATGATTGGCCGGAAATGTATAGGCAggagaaagaaaaggaagaaaaagatgGAGCGTGAGGATCGTTTTCATCACAACCAGAGGTCGGAACCGGTGAAAGGCGTGAGTAGTGGATGTTGCGGGGGAGGATATGGAGAGTTGGATGACCACCGGTTTGTGGTGGAGAGAGATGGAAGTCTaacgaaggaggaggaggaggagaaaacAGCGTCGTTTTGGGGAGAGGATGAGGCGAGGATCAGTGCTAGAGCTGAAGCTGAGAGAGTTTGGTTGGAATTGTATCAGATTGGACATCTTGGTTTCGGTAGAGTCTCTTTCACTGGTATTCatcagtaa
- the LOC108860882 gene encoding transcription factor MYB57-like — MDTKKTEIRKERIPSQKEEEEGTVRKGPWTMEEDLILFNYILNHGEGLWNSVAKASGLKRTEKSCRLRWLNYLRPDVRRGNITEEEQLLIIQLHAKLGNRWSKIAKYLPGRTDNEIKNFWRTKIQRHVKLSSSVNMNNIRHCSGNSQSSVITATDQGSSSKGFDMAESLISPATTTTSFHVMEQSNDSYWNVEDQCPLQLLNGDHPVI, encoded by the exons atggataCGAAGAAGACAGAGATAAGGAAAGAGAGAATACCATcacagaaagaagaagaagaaggaacagTGAGGAAAGGACCATGGACTATGGAAGAAGATTTGATCCTCTTTAATTACATCCTTAATCATGGTGAAGGTCTTTGGAACTCCGTAGCCAAAGCCTCTG GTCTAAAACGTACGGAAAAAAGTTGTCGGCTCAGGTGGCTGAACTATCTCCGGCCAGATGTGCGGCGAGGGAACATAACAGAAGAAGAACAGCTTTTGATCATTCAGCTTCATGCTAAGCTTGGAAACAG GTGGTCAAAGATTGCGAAATATCTTCCAGGGAGAACGGACAACGAGATAAAGAATTTCTGGAGGACAAAGATTCAGAGACACGTGAAATTGTCTTCGTCAGTAAATATGAATAATATTCGTCATTGTTCGGGAAACTCGCAGAGCTCGGTGATAACAGCGACGGACCAAGGCAGCTCCAGCAAAGGCTTCGATATGGCTGAGAGCTTAATTTCTCCGGCGACGACAACGACGTCATTTCATGTGATGGAACAGTCAAACGACAGTTACTGGAACGTTGAAGATCAATGCCCCCTTCAGTTGCTTAATGGTGACCACCCAGTGATTTAA
- the LOC108857431 gene encoding universal stress protein A-like protein, producing the protein MEREPTRVMVAVNESTIKGKPHPSISSKRAFEWTLEKMVRSNTSDFKILLLHVHVVDEDGFDEVDSIYASPDDFRDMRESNKSKGLHLLEFFVTKCHEIGVSCEAWIKKGDPKDVICQEVSRVRPDLLVLGSRGLGRFQKVFVGTVSGFCVKHAECQVLTIKRNADETPSDPADD; encoded by the exons ATGGAGAGGGAGCCGACACGAGTGATGGTGGCTGTGAACGAATCGACGATCAAAGGGAAGCCTCACCCTTCGATAAGCAGCAAAAGAGCTTTCGAATGGACTCTGGAGAAAATGGTCCGATCCAACACTAGCGATTTCAAGATTCTCTTGCTACATGTACATGTTGTGGACGAAGACGGTTTTGATGAGGTAGACAGCATATATGCGTCTCCTGATGATTTCAGAGACATGAGAGAGTCTAACAAGTCTAAAGGTCTTCACCTTCTCGAGTTTTTCGTTACAAAATGTCATGAGATTGGG GTTAGTTGCGAGGCATGGATCAAGAAAGGTGATCCAAAGGACGTTATATGCCAAGAAGTTAGCCGGGTCCGACCAGATCTTCTTGTTTTGGGAAGCCGTGGTCTAGGCCGCTTCCAAAA GGTCTTTGTGGGGACGGTGAGTGGGTTCTGTGTGAAGCATGCTGAGTGTCAAGTCCTCACGATCAAACGCAATGCCGATGAAACTCCCAGTGATCCTGCTGATGACTAA
- the LOC130512769 gene encoding classical arabinogalactan protein 11-like has protein sequence MARQFIVFALLALAVATAFAADAPSAAPTASPTKAPTTQTKAPASAPKSSSSAPAPKASSPVAEEPTPEDDYSATSPSDSAEGPTASSPPAPTPESTSADGPSSDAPTAESPQAAP, from the coding sequence ATGGCACGTCAATTTATCGTTTTTGCCCTTTTGGCTTTGGCTGTGGCCACCGCATTTGCTGCCGACGCACCTTCAGCTGCACCCACTGCTTCTCCGACCAAGGCACCCACCACCCAAACCAAGGCTCCCGCCTCCGCACCCAAGTCCTCCTCCTCAGCCCCTGCACCCAAAGCATCGTCCCCTGTCGCAGAGGAACCAACCCccgaagatgattactcagcaACCAGCCCCAGTGACTCTGCCGAGGGACCCACTGCCTCCTCCCCACCGGCTCCTACCCCGGAAAGCACCTCCGCCGATGGACCATCATCTGACGCACCCACGGCTGAGTCACCCCAAGCGGCGCCGTAA
- the LOC108862310 gene encoding uncharacterized protein LOC108862310, whose protein sequence is MNHTTRIHIQGLMATGSKNVVRRTFAAAAAGKAKKGGGGGGGDGPKGSSLRKEIKSTTVVGANTLKDGSDPKISTDSSDYPDWLCRLLHNRPALSELSRKNVENDDLKRFVKLNTRVQIKENNSSRPRTDLLPYMLLLSYCCV, encoded by the coding sequence ATGAACCACACCACCCGTATCCATATCCAAGGATTGATGGCCACCGGATCCAAGAATGTGGTCCGGAGAACGtttgcagcagcagcagctggTAAAGCCaagaaaggaggaggaggaggaggcggcgATGGTCCGAAAGGATCGTCTCTGAGAAAAGAGATCAAATCCACAACCGTTGTCGGTGCCAACACTCTGAAAGATGGATCTGATCCCAAGATCTCTACGGACTCCTCTGATTACCCTGATTGGCTCTGCCGTCTTCTCCATAACCGACCAGCGCTTAGTGAGCTCAGTAGGAAGAACGTCGAGAACGATGATCTCAAACGTTTTGTCAAGCTCAACACCCGAGTCCAAATCAAGGAGAACAACTCATCAAGGCCAAGAACTGATTTGCTTCCGTACATGTTGCTTCTTAGTTACTGCTGTGTTTGA